A section of the Pseudanabaena mucicola str. Chao 1806 genome encodes:
- the uvrC gene encoding excinuclease ABC subunit UvrC has protein sequence MTEPLLQNPEKLQARLKEIPLEAGVYFMRDRHDGVIYIGKSKALRNRVRSYFRSSQDLSPRIAMMVQLVHEIEFIVTDSEAEALALEANLIKQYQPYYNVLLKDDKKYPYVCITWSEDYPRIFITRKRRMGNTKDKYYGPYVDVFNLKRTLGIIKRAFPLRQRPVPMFKDRPCLNYDMGLCPGVCQEKISPEEYRKTMLRVAMVFQGRSSELVEAFTEKMEAAAENLEFEKAADLRDRIQVLKNLGSDQKVSLPDDTISRDAIALAYDDQHTCIQLFQIRAGRLVGRLAFVADSQSNTPEAILQRTLESHYQNCDPVEIPNEIHTQLELPEVEILQAWLSDRKGRKVAIATPQRQLKAELIEMVERNAQYELARIQKQSDRNLQGLEDLAELLNLDSLPHRIEGYDISHIQGSDAVASQVVFIDGIPAKQHYRHYKIRNPDIKSGHSDDFASLAEVIARRFKNHANYQSPIPNSEPDCPDVVMIDGGKGQLSSVMKIIDKLGLRDRLTVISLAKKREEIFLPEHSEPLVSSDPERAGVQLLRRLRDEAHRFAITFHRRKRSQRMQRSHLDQITGLGHHRQKVLLEKFHSVEYIRQATVEQIAETDGIGKKLAQHIYNHFHLVDDA, from the coding sequence ATGACTGAGCCACTATTGCAAAACCCTGAAAAATTACAAGCACGTTTAAAGGAAATCCCTCTCGAAGCAGGGGTTTACTTTATGCGCGATCGCCATGATGGGGTGATCTATATTGGCAAATCCAAGGCGCTCCGCAATCGCGTGCGATCGTACTTCCGCAGTAGTCAGGACTTGTCCCCACGCATTGCCATGATGGTGCAGTTGGTGCATGAGATTGAGTTTATTGTCACTGACTCCGAAGCAGAAGCCCTTGCCCTCGAAGCAAATTTAATTAAGCAATATCAGCCCTATTACAACGTTCTCTTAAAGGATGACAAAAAATATCCTTATGTTTGCATTACTTGGTCAGAGGACTATCCACGCATTTTTATTACGCGCAAACGGAGAATGGGCAACACCAAGGACAAATACTATGGACCCTATGTAGATGTCTTTAATCTCAAACGGACTTTAGGAATCATTAAACGGGCTTTTCCATTACGACAGCGACCTGTACCGATGTTTAAGGATCGTCCCTGCCTAAACTATGACATGGGTTTATGTCCGGGAGTCTGTCAGGAGAAGATTTCGCCAGAAGAATATCGCAAAACAATGTTACGGGTAGCGATGGTATTTCAGGGGCGCTCTAGTGAATTAGTGGAAGCTTTTACGGAAAAGATGGAAGCGGCGGCGGAAAATTTAGAATTTGAGAAGGCTGCCGATCTTCGCGATCGCATTCAAGTGCTGAAAAATCTTGGCTCCGATCAAAAGGTTTCCCTACCTGATGATACGATTTCTCGCGATGCGATCGCCTTAGCCTATGACGATCAACATACCTGTATTCAGCTATTCCAGATCAGGGCAGGACGCTTGGTTGGTAGATTAGCATTTGTCGCGGATAGTCAGAGCAATACGCCAGAGGCGATTTTGCAACGTACTCTCGAGTCCCATTATCAAAATTGCGATCCTGTAGAAATTCCCAATGAAATCCATACACAATTGGAACTGCCTGAAGTAGAAATTTTGCAAGCATGGCTCAGCGATCGCAAAGGTCGTAAAGTCGCGATCGCCACTCCCCAGAGACAACTTAAAGCCGAGTTAATCGAGATGGTGGAACGCAATGCCCAGTATGAATTAGCAAGGATTCAAAAACAAAGCGATCGTAATTTGCAAGGCTTAGAAGATTTAGCTGAACTCCTCAATCTTGATAGTTTGCCACACCGTATAGAAGGTTACGATATTTCCCATATCCAAGGCTCTGACGCAGTGGCAAGCCAAGTCGTTTTTATCGATGGAATTCCCGCTAAGCAACATTATCGCCATTACAAAATCCGTAACCCTGATATTAAATCAGGACATTCCGATGATTTCGCCAGCCTTGCGGAAGTCATCGCTAGAAGATTTAAAAACCACGCCAATTACCAATCCCCAATCCCCAATTCAGAACCTGATTGCCCCGATGTGGTGATGATCGATGGTGGCAAAGGACAATTATCATCGGTGATGAAAATAATTGATAAGTTAGGCTTACGCGATCGCCTAACTGTCATTAGCCTTGCCAAAAAGCGTGAGGAAATTTTCTTGCCTGAGCATTCAGAACCTTTAGTCAGTAGCGATCCAGAACGAGCAGGGGTGCAGTTACTGCGACGCTTACGCGATGAAGCCCACCGTTTTGCAATTACGTTTCATCGCCGAAAACGCAGTCAGAGGATGCAGCGATCGCATCTCGATCAAATTACAGGTTTAGGACATCATCGCCAAAAAGTCCTACTGGAGAAGTTCCATTCCGTTGAATATATTCGTCAAGCTACAGTTGAACAAATTGCTGAAACTGACGGCATCGGTAAAAAGCTAGCTCAACATATTTACAATCACTTTCATCTTGTTGATGATGCTTAG
- a CDS encoding DUF433 domain-containing protein, whose product MTLRELQPQLLALTPEEKSQAIQILVQSLSNTWQGIEKNPRVMGGDACIRQTRIPVWLLVSLQRQGASEAYILEDYPTLSATDLVNAWRYAETHIDEIEAAIHRQEAA is encoded by the coding sequence ATGACACTAAGAGAACTACAACCACAACTACTAGCCCTAACCCCCGAAGAAAAATCTCAAGCAATCCAAATATTAGTACAAAGCCTCAGCAACACATGGCAAGGCATCGAAAAAAATCCTAGAGTCATGGGCGGCGATGCCTGCATTCGACAAACCCGCATACCCGTATGGCTACTAGTAAGCCTCCAACGTCAAGGCGCAAGCGAAGCCTACATCCTCGAAGACTATCCCACCCTATCCGCAACAGACCTAGTAAACGCATGGCGTTACGCCGAAACTCACATTGATGAGATAGAAGCAGCCATTCATAGACAAGAGGCAGCTTAA